One Pseudopipra pipra isolate bDixPip1 chromosome 26, bDixPip1.hap1, whole genome shotgun sequence DNA window includes the following coding sequences:
- the PPP1R1B gene encoding protein phosphatase 1 regulatory subunit 1B has product MDPKERKKIQFSVPAPPSQLDPRAVEMIRRRRPTPAMLFQLSEHSSPEDENLPYQRSSGEGCLLKPKRTNPCAYTPPSLKAVQRIVQSHLEESGLGGGDSSDGEPDDGEHGCDPDSGLESAPGSQGRERSYFPAGLKAHKRKGGQKVSFAGGIDEREEDLKALTVSEIPEDPEGDEGDEEELGQEQDGGTGERRHVGFSEVPPRPIGTERHSPTFPLGTS; this is encoded by the exons ATGGACCCCAAGGAGCGCAAGAAGATCCAGTTCTCCGTGCCGGCCCCCCCCAGCCAGCTGGACCCCCGCGCCGTCGAGATG ATCCGCCGGAGGAGGCCCACGCCGGCCATGCTCTTCCAGCTCTCCGAACACTCCTCCCCAG AGGACGAGAACCTGCCCTACCAG CGCTCCTCGGGCGAGGGCTGCCTGCTCAAACCAAAGAGGACCAACCCGTGTGCCTACACCCCACCCTCGCTCAAAG CCGTGCAGCGCATCGTGCAGTCCCACCTGGAGGAGAGCGGCCTGGGAGGGGGGGACAGCTCCGACGGGGAGCCCGATGACGGGGAGCACGGCTGCGACCCCGACAGCGGCCTCGAGTCTG CCCCGGGGAGCCAgggcagagagaggagctaCTTCCCCGCGGGGCTCAAGGCGCACAAGCGGAAAG GCGGGCAGAAGGTTTCCTTCGCCGGCGGCATCGACGAGCGCGAGGAGGACCTGAAGGCGCTGACGGTGTCCGAGATCCCCGAGGACCCCGAGGGCGACGAGGGTGACgaggaggagctggggcaggagcaggacgGTGGCACTGGGG AGCGGCGACACGTGGGCTTCTCCGAGGTGCCCCCACGCCCCATCGGCACCGAGCGCCACTCGCCCACCTTCCCGCTGGGCACCAGTTAG
- the NEUROD2 gene encoding neurogenic differentiation factor 2, which yields MLTRLFSEPSLVPEVPKFPGWAEECEEDARSEKEERAGKGCALPEEPPEGSLGESKEEGELGGDEEEEEEEEEGLEEAEGERPKKRGPKKRKMTKARLERSKLRRQKANARERNRMHDLNAALDNLRKVVPCYSKTQKLSKIETLRLAKNYIWALSEILRSGKRPDLVSYVQTLCKGLSQPTTNLVAGCLQLNSRNFLTEQGQEGGRFHGPNAASFAVHPYPYPCSRLAAAPCPPAAGPGPHGLRTHGYCASAYESLYGNTSPDYNSSEYDGGLSPPLCINGNFSLKQDSSSPDHEKSYHYSMHYSALPGSRPAAHNLVFGSAGMRGGVHSENIFPYDMHLPHERGPMYEELNAFFHN from the coding sequence ATGTTGACGCGACTTTTCAGCGAGCCCAGCCTGGTCCCCGAAGTCCCGAAATTCCCCGGTTGGGCCGAGGAGTGCGAGGAGGATGCCCGGAGCGAGAAGGAGGAGCGGGCGGGGAAGGGCTGCGCCCTCCCCGAGGAGCCGCCCGAGGGCTCGCTGGGGGAGAgcaaggaggaaggggagctaGGAggggacgaggaggaggaggaggaggaggaggaaggcctGGAGGAGGCGGAGGGCGAGCGGCCCAAGAAGCGCGGCCccaagaagaggaagatgacgAAGGCGCGGCTGGAGCGGTCGAAGCTGCGGCGGCAGAAGGCGAACGCCCGGGAGAGGAACCGGATGCACGACCTGAACGCGGCCCTGGACAACCTGCGCAAGGTGGTTCCCTGCTActccaaaacccaaaaactcTCCAAAATCGAGACCCTCCGCTTGGCCAAGAACTACATCTGGGCTCTCTCCGAGATCCTGCGCTCGGGCAAGCGGCCCGACCTGGTCTCCTACGTGCAGACTCTGTGCAAGGGGCTATCCCAGCCCACCACCAACCTGGTGGCCGGCTGCCTCCAGCTCAACTCCCGCAACTTCCTGAcggagcaggggcaggaggggggtcGGTTCCACGGCCCCAACGCCGCCTCCTTCGCCGTGCACCCCTACCCCTACCCCTGCTCGCGGCTGGCCGCGGCGCcctgcccgcccgccgccggccccgggcCGCACGGGCTGAGGACACACGGCTACTGCGCCTCCGCCTACGAGAGCCTCTACGGCAACACCTCCCCCGACTACAACAGCTCGGAGTACGacggggggctcagccccccgCTCTGCATCAACGGCAACTTCTCCCTCAAGCAGGACTCTTCATCCCCCGACCACGAGAAAAGCTACCACTACTCTATGCACTACTCGGCGCTGCCCggctcccgccccgccgcccaTAACCTGGTCTTCGGGTCGGCGGGGATGCGCGGGGGGGTCCACTCCGAGAACATCTTCCCCTACGACATGCACCTCCCGCACGAGCGGGGCCCCATGTACGAGGAGCTCAACGCCTTCTTCCACAACTGA